A region from the Triticum aestivum cultivar Chinese Spring chromosome 3D, IWGSC CS RefSeq v2.1, whole genome shotgun sequence genome encodes:
- the LOC123078927 gene encoding general transcription and DNA repair factor IIH helicase subunit XPB1, which yields MAGGDGDRARAPKRYKSSAPSKAALVDETAEMNYADDFDDDARDGDNEVKKRDFTKLELKLDHVNRPLWACADGRIFLETFSPLYKQAYDFLIAIAEPVCRPESMHEYNLTPHSLYAAVSVGLETTTIISVLSKLSKTKLPHEIIDFIHGSTANYGKVKLVLKKNQYFVESPFPEVLKTLLNDDVISKARKAPEDCLAVSRTAGEIASGHDLLDEMQLAAATEEKETHSFEIDSAQVENVKQRCLPNALNFPMLEEYDFRNDTVNPDLDMELKPQARPRPYQEKSLSKMFGNGRARSGIIVLPCGAGKSLVGVSAACRIKKSCLCLATNAVSVDQWAFQFKLWSTIRDEHISRFTSDNKEKFRGMAGVVVTTYNMVAFGGKRSEDSEKIIEEIRNREWGLLLMDEVHVVPAHMFRKVISITKSHCKLGLTATLVREDERITDLNFLIGPKLYEANWLDLVKGGFIANVQCAEVWCPMTKEFFAEYLKKENSKKKQVLYVMNPNKFRACEFLIRFHEQQRGDKIIVFADNLFALTAYAMKLRKPMIYGATSHAERTRILYQFKNSPEVNTVFLSKVGDNSIDIPEANVIIQISSHAGSRRQEAQRLGRILRAKGKHQDRMAGGKEEYNAFFYSLVSTDTQEMYYSTKRQQFLIDQGYSFKVITSLPPPEEGPNLSFHTLDEQLDLLGKVLSAGDDMIGVEHLEEDSDGKALLKARRSAGLMSAFSGAGGMVYMEYNTGKGKGAKKKDPAKRHTLFKKRYT from the exons atggccggcggcgatg GCGACCGCGCCCGCGCGCCGAAGCGGTACAAGTCCTCGGCGCCATCGAAGGCGGCTCTGGTGGACGAGACCGCCGAGATGAACTACGCCGACGACTTCGACGACGATGCCCGCGACG GGGATAACGAGGTGAAGAAGAGGGACTTCACCAAGCTGGAGCTCAAGCTGGATCACGTGAACCGGCCGCTGTGGGCGTGCGCAGACGGCCGCATCTTCCTCGAGACCTTCTCCCCTCTCTACAAGCAGGCCTACGATTTCCTCATCGCCATCGCCGAACCTGTATGCAG GCCAGAATCTATGCATGAATACAATCTAACGCCACACTCGTTGTATGCCGCGGTCTCAGTTGGACTTGAGACAACCACTATCATTAGTGTCTTGAGTAAGCTCTCCAAGACTAAGTTGCCCCATGAGATAATTGATTTCATCCATGGGTCAACTGCGAATTATGGCAAAGTAAAGCTTGTTCTGAAGAAAAATCAATATTTTGTGGAGTCGCCGTTCCCTGAG GTTTTGAAGACCCTCCTGAACGATGACGTAATTTCAAAAGCACGAAAAGCTCCCGAG GACTGCCTCGCTGTTAGCAGAACAGCTGGGGAAATAGCTAGTGGACATGATTTGTTAGATGAAATGCAATTGGCTGCTGCAACTGAAGAGAAGGAAACACATTCTTTCGAAATTGATTCCGCTCAG GTTGAGAACGTAAAGCAACGGTGCTTACCAAATGCACTGAACTTTCCCATGCTAGAGGAGTATGATTTTAGAAATGACACA GTAAACCCAGATTTGGATATGGAATTAAAACCTCAAGCACGGCCAAGGCCATATCAAGAAAAGAGCCTCAGTAAGATGTTTGGGAATG GCAGAGCAAGGTCAGGCATTATTGTGCTACCTTGTGGTGCTGGAAAATCCTTGGTCGGTGTATCCGCAGCATGTCGTATTAAGAAGAGCTGTCTATGCTTGGCCACAAATGCTGTGTCTGTTGATCAATGGGCATTCCAGTTCAAGCTTTGGTCAACTATAAGAGATGAACATATCAGCAGGTTTACGTCTGATAACAAAGAGAAATTTCGAGGGATGGCTGGTGTTGTTGTGACTACATATAACATGGTGGCATTTGGGGGCAAACGATCCGAAGATTCGGAGAAGATTATTGAAGAAATCCGGAATAGGGAGTGGGGTTTGCTGCTTATGGATGAG GTTCACGTTGTCCCTGCACATATGTTCAGAAAGGTCATCAGCATTACCAAGTCTCACTGCAAGCTTGGTCTTACTG CTACCCTTGTGAGAGAGGATGAACGTATCACAGATCTAAATTTTCTAATTGGACCAAAGCTGTATGAAGCAAATTGGTTGGATTTAGTGAAAGGTGGATTTATTGCAAATGTGCAATGTGCAGAAGTATGGTGTCCCATGACCAAAGAGTTCTTTGCTGAGTATTTGAAAAAGGAAAATTCAAAAAAGAAGCAG GTACTCTATGTGATGAATCCAAACAAGTTCAGGGCTTGTGAGTTTCTAATTCGATTCCATGAGCAACAACGCGGGGATAAGATCATTGTATTTGCTGATAATTTATTTGCACTAACTGCATACGCAATGAAGCTCCGTAAACCAATGATTTATGGTGCCACAAG CCATGCGGAGAGGACAAGAATTTTGTATCAATTCAAAAACAGCCCAGAAGTCAACACTGTTTTCCTCTCTAAG GTGGGTGATAACTCCATTGATATCCCAGAGGCAAATGTAATCATACAAATATCGTCTCATGCTGGTTCCCGGCGTCAAGAAGCTCAACGGCTGGGACGTATTCTCAGGGCAAAG GGTAAGCATCAAGATAGGATGGCAGGTGGAAAAGAAGAATACAATGCCTTTTTCTATTCTCTTGTATCAACTGACACACAG GAAATGTATTACTCAACCAAAAGGCAACAATTTCTTATCGATCAGGGATATAGTTTCAAG GTGATCACTAGCTTGCCGCCACCTGAAGAAGGACCTAACCTGAGTTTTCACACGCTCGATGAACAGCTTGACCTTTTAGGCAAA GTGTTGAGCGCAGGGGATGACATGATTGGTGTTGAGCACTTGGAAGAGGATTCTGATGGCAAGGCTCTCCTGAAGGCTCGGCGCTCTGCTGGATTGATGAGCGCATTTTCTGGAGCGGGTGGAATGGTCTACATGGAGTACAA CACTGGAAAGGGCAAGGGAGCCAAGAAGAAGGACCCGGCTAAGAGGCATACGCTGTTTAAGAAACGCTATACATAG